In the genome of Caldisphaera lagunensis DSM 15908, the window TAAGGAAATAGTAGAGCCAGAAAAGTTAAGACAATTCGGAGTTGCAAAGATTGATGAAAACATGAGGATCGAAAGCTTTGTTGAAAAGCCTAGCAATCCTAATGAATTACCATCAAGACTAGTCAATACTGGTATATATTTGTTATCAAGCGATTTTGTAAAATTTCTAAGATCATCAGAGTTTAATGAAATCCTTAAGCTAGGTAAAGGAGATTTTGGAAAAGATATTATACCTTATATAATCTCAAAGAATTATAAAGTTATGGGTTATGTAAGCAATAGTTATTGGTTTGACGTAGGCACATTAGAAAGTTTTATGGAAGCATCATATTACCTTTTGAATAATTTAGATAAAGAGAGGCTTCATGTGGAAACTGAGTATAGAAATGTTTATATGCAGGGCATGAGTAAGAGATCAAAGAATGATCATATAGAAATCATAGAAAAAATTGCAACGAACAAAATTATTGTTAGTGGAAAGAATTTAATAGGTAGGCATGTTAAAATAGGAGAAAATGTAAAATTATCATCGTCTATCATAGATAACTATACTGTGGTTGAAAATGATATGGAAATTTCTAATTCTATAGTTATGGATAGGAGCTTATTGAAAACAGGCTCAATAATAAAGAACAGCATATTAGGTAGGCATGTTAAAATAGGAGAAAATGTAAAGATAATTAATAGTCATTTAGGAAATAATGTAATAATAGGCGATAATGCCGAATTAATAAATTCAAGCATTTGGCCTCATAGATCTATAGAGTCAAAATCTTCAATTGTTGATAGAAAAATAATCTAAATTTTAAATAATTATTTATATGAAATATAGGAATAAATAATTTATATACAAATAAGAGTTTGAAATAATTATAGTGTTTTTGATTTATTTTAATAAATTTGATAACATTTTACTTGCCTTTTCTGCAGCTTCGTCAACATTTTCTGCAGAAACATTAACTATAATGTTGCTATTCTTTTCTTTTAATCTGAATCTATGTTCTCCGTTTAAAAAATATTCTTCAATTACTTCGAACTCATACTTTTGCATTACCATTACCCAAATATATATAATATTCTTCAATTATATAAGATTAACAGGAATGTAGGGTGGTTAAATATGGAAAGAGTACCAGATATTAAAGTTGAACCTCCAGGTCCAGAGGCAAGAAATGTAATTGAAAAAGACCAAAAAT includes:
- a CDS encoding sugar phosphate nucleotidyltransferase, giving the protein MGGLGTRLYPLTVDTSKPMVRFLNNFLIDYTLSELAYRGINEVFLGVSGYYNYRDVYDHLGERFKVKIDGEIKSIKLRYQPNEDSIGNAHSVKIMADYYDIYDDVLVFQGDTVASINVNNIYKFHQSNDAFMTIVLKEIVEPEKLRQFGVAKIDENMRIESFVEKPSNPNELPSRLVNTGIYLLSSDFVKFLRSSEFNEILKLGKGDFGKDIIPYIISKNYKVMGYVSNSYWFDVGTLESFMEASYYLLNNLDKERLHVETEYRNVYMQGMSKRSKNDHIEIIEKIATNKIIVSGKNLIGRHVKIGENVKLSSSIIDNYTVVENDMEISNSIVMDRSLLKTGSIIKNSILGRHVKIGENVKIINSHLGNNVIIGDNAELINSSIWPHRSIESKSSIVDRKII
- a CDS encoding DUF1508 domain-containing protein; the protein is MQKYEFEVIEEYFLNGEHRFRLKEKNSNIIVNVSAENVDEAAEKASKMLSNLLK